A genomic stretch from Amycolatopsis sp. 195334CR includes:
- a CDS encoding ABC-F family ATP-binding cassette domain-containing protein, whose protein sequence is MRTDIAQLSLHAVSKGFPGHRVLHDVTLTVRPGERAGIVGENGSGKSTLLRLMAGTTRPDAGEVTVRFPGGVGYLDQVLALPPEATVADAADSALADLRWLEAELRRAERDLSEEDLPRYGALLAEFERRDGYTVDARLAETLDTLGLSGLPSDRRLGELSGGERARLALAAVLAADPELLLLDEPTNHLDAQALAWLENRLRRHRGTVVAVSHDRLFLTAITTTLLEVESGAVRRYGTGYDGYLAERRAARLRWEQAYDDWKGEIARWTEFAEHTAYRVAPGRPMADHNKCKYHGDGRRVQQSITTRTRSARERLARLRAKPVPKPPDPPRFTTSARTTGAVAGPLLEVSEVDVPGRIALSGLSLRPGDRLLVTGPNGAGKSSLLRVLAGELAPGAVRAHGRVGYLPQDEPDTGRVGYLLQDEPDTGGAGYLPQDEAGTGGAGYLPQNEPDTGGVRYLPQDEAGCGGPLSVGQRRRTRLARLLENPVDVLLLDEPTNHFSPVLVEQLEAALRDYRGAVVTVSHDRLWQRRFREAHCRELTVSGGRLQGDPQ, encoded by the coding sequence ATACGCACCGATATCGCGCAACTGAGCCTGCACGCGGTCTCGAAGGGCTTTCCCGGCCACCGCGTACTGCACGACGTCACGCTCACCGTGCGCCCCGGCGAACGCGCCGGGATCGTCGGCGAGAACGGCTCCGGCAAGTCGACCCTGCTCCGGCTGATGGCGGGCACGACGCGGCCGGATGCCGGTGAGGTCACCGTGCGGTTCCCCGGTGGCGTCGGGTACCTCGACCAGGTGCTCGCGCTGCCACCGGAGGCCACCGTGGCCGATGCGGCCGACAGCGCGCTGGCCGATCTCCGCTGGCTCGAAGCCGAACTCCGGCGAGCCGAGCGGGATCTGTCCGAAGAGGACCTGCCGAGGTACGGCGCACTGCTGGCCGAGTTCGAACGCCGCGACGGGTACACAGTGGACGCCCGACTGGCCGAAACCCTGGACACGCTCGGTCTTTCCGGGCTCCCCTCGGACCGGCGGCTCGGTGAGCTGTCCGGTGGCGAGCGGGCGCGACTGGCATTAGCGGCGGTGCTGGCCGCCGATCCGGAGCTACTACTGCTCGACGAGCCGACGAACCACCTCGACGCGCAAGCGCTGGCGTGGCTGGAGAACCGCCTCCGGCGGCATCGCGGCACGGTGGTGGCCGTCTCGCACGACCGGCTGTTCCTCACCGCGATCACCACCACCCTGCTGGAAGTGGAGTCCGGCGCGGTGCGGCGGTACGGCACCGGGTACGACGGCTACCTGGCCGAACGCCGCGCCGCCCGGTTGCGCTGGGAGCAGGCGTACGACGACTGGAAGGGAGAAATCGCCCGCTGGACCGAGTTCGCCGAGCACACCGCCTATCGGGTGGCCCCGGGACGGCCGATGGCCGACCACAACAAGTGCAAGTACCACGGGGACGGCCGCCGGGTGCAGCAGTCGATCACCACCCGCACCCGCTCGGCGCGGGAACGACTCGCCCGCCTGCGGGCGAAACCGGTGCCGAAGCCGCCCGACCCACCGCGGTTCACCACCAGCGCCCGGACCACCGGTGCGGTGGCCGGACCACTGCTCGAAGTGTCCGAAGTGGACGTCCCGGGCCGGATCGCGTTGTCCGGGCTGAGCTTGCGCCCGGGTGACCGGCTGCTGGTCACCGGGCCGAACGGGGCGGGCAAGTCGAGCCTGCTGCGGGTGCTCGCCGGCGAGCTGGCACCGGGCGCGGTGCGGGCACACGGGCGCGTCGGATACCTGCCGCAGGACGAACCGGACACCGGCCGTGTCGGCTACCTGCTGCAGGACGAACCGGACACCGGTGGTGCCGGGTACCTGCCGCAGGACGAAGCGGGCACCGGTGGTGCCGGGTACCTGCCGCAGAACGAACCGGACACCGGTGGTGTCAGGTACCTGCCGCAGGACGAAGCGGGCTGCGGCGGCCCGCTCTCGGTCGGGCAGCGCAGGCGGACCCGGCTCGCCCGGCTGCTGGAGAACCCGGTCGACGTGCTGCTGCTCGACGAGCCGACGAACCACTTCTCGCCGGTGCTCGTCGAGCAGCTGGAAGCCGCGCTGCGCGACTACCGGGGTGCCGTCGTGACGGTTTCCCACGACCGCCTGTGGCAGCGCCGCTTCCGCGAAGCACACTGCCGGGAGCTGACCGTCTCCGGCGGACGGCTACAGGGCGATCCCCAGTAG
- a CDS encoding ABC-F family ATP-binding cassette domain-containing protein: MSVSLSLQARDLTFSYGDRVVFDGLDLTASAGQRLGLVGENGVGKSTLLRLLAGLEEPHAGSVRRGADLGFLVQELPFPGDARFSDVIDDALSEIRDAAARLDRLTAQLAVAPEDTEVLDEYGRVLEWAQAHDLWDADRRAKLVCDGLGLAGISPDRPLGTLSGGQRSRLGLAALLIRQPETLLLDEPTNHLDDAGMEFLERHLAVLPGVIVLSSHDRVFLDAVCTDIVDLDPALGGPTRYGGTYSDYLVQKKAERARWEQRYAEEQDELKQLKEAVAVTARNVAHNRPQRDNAKMLYDFKGGRVQKQISRRVRNAQLRYEELRRDQVRKPPVPLRFAAHLTAAAVEDKLALTARGIEIPGRLHIGQLDLTTDDRLLITGGNGAGKSTLLSVLAGRLTPDRGTVSGGRGINIGLLDQDVVFPDPAHTPRQLAAARDAGAAAHASSGGAIPGAAGRAGALALTELGLIARRDLDRPVGHLSVGQRRRVALALLLTEPPHVLLLDEPTNHISLTLAEELFAALGTAPGAVVIASHDRWLRRGWTGRELRLRNGKEESA, encoded by the coding sequence ATGTCTGTTTCCTTGTCCCTGCAAGCCAGGGATCTCACCTTCAGCTACGGCGACCGCGTCGTGTTCGACGGGCTCGACCTGACCGCCAGTGCGGGACAGCGGCTCGGGCTGGTCGGCGAGAACGGCGTCGGCAAGTCCACCCTGCTGCGCCTGCTCGCCGGACTCGAAGAGCCGCACGCGGGCAGCGTGCGGCGCGGTGCCGACCTCGGGTTCCTGGTGCAGGAACTGCCCTTCCCCGGCGACGCCCGGTTCTCCGACGTCATCGACGACGCGCTCAGCGAGATCCGCGACGCCGCCGCCCGTCTCGACCGGCTGACCGCACAGCTGGCCGTGGCGCCGGAGGACACCGAGGTGCTCGACGAGTACGGCCGGGTGCTGGAGTGGGCGCAGGCACACGACCTGTGGGACGCCGACCGCCGCGCCAAGCTGGTCTGCGACGGGCTCGGCCTGGCCGGGATCTCCCCCGACCGCCCGCTCGGCACGCTTTCGGGCGGTCAGCGGTCGCGGCTGGGCCTGGCCGCGTTGCTCATCCGGCAGCCGGAGACCCTGCTGCTGGACGAACCGACGAACCACCTCGACGACGCGGGCATGGAGTTCCTGGAACGCCACCTCGCGGTGCTGCCCGGGGTGATCGTGCTGTCCTCGCACGACCGCGTGTTCCTCGACGCGGTGTGCACCGACATCGTCGACCTCGATCCGGCGCTCGGCGGGCCGACGCGGTACGGCGGGACCTATTCCGACTACCTGGTCCAGAAGAAGGCCGAGCGGGCGCGCTGGGAACAGCGGTACGCGGAGGAACAGGACGAACTCAAGCAGCTGAAGGAGGCGGTCGCGGTGACCGCGCGGAACGTCGCGCACAACCGACCGCAGCGCGACAACGCCAAGATGCTCTACGACTTCAAGGGCGGGCGCGTGCAGAAGCAGATCTCGCGGCGGGTGCGCAACGCGCAGCTGCGCTACGAGGAACTGCGGCGCGACCAGGTCCGGAAACCGCCGGTACCACTGCGGTTCGCGGCGCACCTGACCGCGGCCGCGGTCGAGGACAAGCTCGCGCTGACCGCGCGCGGCATCGAAATCCCCGGGAGGCTCCACATTGGACAACTCGACCTGACCACCGACGACCGCCTGCTGATCACCGGCGGCAACGGCGCGGGGAAGTCCACCCTGCTCAGCGTGCTGGCCGGGCGGCTGACCCCGGACCGCGGCACGGTCAGCGGCGGACGCGGGATCAACATCGGCCTGCTGGACCAGGACGTGGTCTTCCCGGACCCGGCCCACACCCCCCGCCAACTGGCCGCAGCCCGCGACGCCGGCGCCGCTGCCCACGCCAGTTCGGGTGGCGCCATTCCCGGCGCCGCTGGCCGCGCCGGCGCGCTCGCTCTGACCGAGCTCGGGCTGATCGCGCGTCGCGACCTGGATCGGCCGGTGGGGCACCTGTCGGTCGGGCAGCGCCGCCGGGTGGCGCTGGCCCTGCTGCTCACCGAGCCGCCGCACGTGCTGCTGCTCGACGAACCGACCAACCACATCTCCCTCACCCTGGCCGAGGAACTGTTCGCCGCGCTGGGCACCGCGCCGGGCGCGGTGGTGATCGCCTCGCACGACCGCTGGCTCCGCCGCGGCTGGACCGGCCGGGAACTGAGGCTGCGCAACGGAAAGGAGGAAAGCGCTTGA
- a CDS encoding helix-turn-helix transcriptional regulator — MAELPPRTRVREVALLKALAHPLRSELLNYLMSVGPRTASECAVAIGSSASNCSWHLRQLAEFGLVERVDGGDGRERPWRAKHVGLDFGELDDEPSTRSAQLAAFGTRLREEELLTQRYLETAEQAEPEWLDASAISFYGLRITAAEMKELVEAVDALIRPYVGSIRQDAPPDARPVHASLRAFLRIEADGKPSR; from the coding sequence ATGGCCGAACTGCCGCCGCGCACCCGGGTCCGCGAGGTCGCGCTGCTCAAGGCGCTGGCCCATCCGCTGCGCTCGGAGCTGCTGAACTACCTGATGTCGGTCGGCCCGCGCACGGCCAGCGAATGCGCGGTCGCGATCGGCTCCTCGGCGTCGAACTGCAGCTGGCACCTGCGCCAGCTCGCCGAGTTCGGCCTGGTCGAGCGCGTCGACGGCGGGGACGGGCGCGAACGGCCGTGGCGCGCGAAGCACGTCGGCCTCGACTTCGGCGAACTCGACGACGAGCCGTCCACGCGGTCGGCCCAGCTGGCCGCGTTCGGCACCCGCCTGCGCGAGGAGGAGTTGCTGACCCAGCGCTACCTGGAGACCGCCGAGCAGGCCGAGCCCGAATGGCTCGACGCCTCCGCGATCAGCTTCTACGGCCTGCGGATCACCGCCGCCGAGATGAAAGAGCTGGTGGAAGCGGTGGACGCGCTGATCCGGCCGTACGTCGGCAGCATCCGCCAGGACGCCCCGCCCGACGCGCGCCCGGTGCACGCGAGCCTGCGTGCCTTCCTCCGGATCGAAGCGGACGGGAAGCCGAGCAGATGA
- a CDS encoding MFS transporter produces the protein MNLLREPKFARLSAASLLSEIAEWILQVSLPLSLYQLTGSAASTAVMMIIGLVPAVVLSPLAGPLADRGDRHRVLCAVSFAQAAVALPLLLAEHVAVLYVVMAAQAGLAAIAEPARNALVPQVVGQDQLTAANGLMSVNANVARLAGGWAGGWLLGAGGFGLTVPVYAGVLVLAAVLFARRFSIDPPEPAERPHVLRQWVEGLAEVRRNPALRTISVAVVLLQLAQGMFLVLFLVFVLRTLGGDEADTGLLRGVQAVGGLAAGVLVATAARRVDPAKLLGWGALVMGLYSALTWNAAHLTTSMAVFAGLFAVAGGPGVFVGSGLLSVIQRVTPPELTGRVLSTAFAGMAAANAAGMLVAGALADRIGLEILLGVQAALFLPAGLVVLLRLARRREPALT, from the coding sequence ATGAACCTGTTGCGGGAACCCAAGTTCGCCCGATTGTCGGCCGCCTCGCTGTTGTCCGAGATCGCCGAGTGGATCCTCCAGGTCTCGCTGCCGCTGTCGCTGTACCAGTTGACCGGCTCGGCGGCGTCCACCGCGGTGATGATGATCATCGGGCTCGTGCCCGCGGTGGTGCTCAGCCCGCTCGCCGGTCCGCTGGCCGACCGCGGCGACCGGCACCGGGTGCTGTGCGCGGTCTCGTTCGCGCAGGCCGCGGTGGCGCTGCCGCTGCTGCTGGCCGAGCACGTCGCCGTGCTGTACGTGGTGATGGCGGCGCAGGCCGGGCTCGCCGCGATCGCCGAACCCGCCCGCAACGCCCTCGTGCCGCAGGTCGTCGGCCAGGACCAGCTCACCGCCGCGAACGGGCTGATGAGCGTGAACGCGAACGTGGCCAGGCTGGCGGGCGGCTGGGCCGGTGGCTGGCTGCTCGGCGCCGGCGGGTTCGGGCTGACCGTCCCCGTCTACGCCGGGGTGCTCGTCCTGGCCGCCGTGTTGTTCGCGCGGCGGTTCTCGATCGACCCGCCGGAGCCGGCGGAGCGGCCGCACGTGCTGCGGCAGTGGGTCGAGGGGCTGGCCGAGGTCCGGCGCAACCCGGCACTGCGGACCATCTCGGTCGCGGTGGTCCTGCTGCAGCTCGCGCAGGGCATGTTCCTGGTGCTTTTCCTGGTTTTCGTGCTCCGGACCCTGGGCGGCGACGAGGCCGACACCGGGTTGCTCCGGGGGGTGCAGGCCGTCGGCGGGCTGGCCGCGGGCGTGCTGGTGGCCACCGCGGCGCGGCGCGTGGACCCGGCGAAGCTGCTCGGCTGGGGCGCGCTGGTGATGGGCCTGTACTCGGCGCTGACCTGGAACGCCGCGCACCTGACCACGTCGATGGCGGTGTTCGCCGGACTGTTCGCGGTGGCCGGTGGGCCCGGGGTGTTTGTCGGCAGCGGGCTGCTGTCGGTGATCCAGCGGGTCACCCCGCCCGAGCTGACCGGGCGGGTGCTGAGCACCGCGTTCGCCGGCATGGCCGCGGCGAACGCGGCCGGGATGCTGGTGGCGGGCGCGCTGGCCGACCGGATCGGGCTGGAGATCTTGCTCGGCGTTCAAGCCGCGCTGTTCCTGCCCGCCGGGCTGGTGGTGCTGCTGCGCTTGGCCCGGCGGCGGGAACCGGCGCTAACGTAG
- a CDS encoding metallophosphoesterase: protein MPTLFATSDLHVTHEGNAEVVDTIQPDGPEDWLLVAGDVGEQVPAIMKTLKMLRDRFAKVIWVPGNHELWTTERDPVQLRGQARYDELVRRCREIDVLTPEDEFAVWEHGSEPLTIAPMFLLYDYSWRTPAAHGRPLSVAMDQAREAGVICTDEYFLHPDPYPTRQEWCAQRLKVTEQRLQEIPADRKTILMSHWPLHRHPTEPLYWPEFAMWCGTTETEDWHLRFRAEIAVYGHLHIPRSTQADGVRFEEVSLGYPREWRKRARGPVPLHRLL, encoded by the coding sequence GTGCCCACCCTTTTCGCCACCAGTGACCTGCACGTGACCCACGAAGGCAATGCCGAGGTCGTCGACACCATCCAGCCGGACGGACCGGAGGACTGGCTGCTGGTGGCCGGGGACGTCGGCGAACAGGTCCCGGCGATCATGAAGACGCTCAAGATGCTGCGCGACCGGTTCGCGAAGGTGATCTGGGTGCCGGGCAACCACGAGCTGTGGACCACCGAACGCGATCCGGTGCAGCTGCGCGGGCAGGCGCGCTACGACGAGCTGGTGCGCCGGTGCCGGGAGATCGACGTGCTCACCCCGGAGGACGAGTTCGCCGTGTGGGAGCACGGGAGCGAGCCGCTGACCATCGCGCCGATGTTCCTGCTCTACGACTACAGCTGGCGCACGCCCGCCGCGCACGGGCGGCCGCTGTCGGTGGCGATGGACCAGGCGCGCGAGGCCGGGGTCATCTGCACCGACGAGTACTTCCTGCACCCGGACCCGTACCCGACGCGCCAGGAGTGGTGCGCGCAGCGGCTGAAGGTGACCGAGCAGCGGCTGCAGGAGATCCCGGCCGACCGCAAGACGATCCTGATGTCGCACTGGCCGCTGCACCGCCACCCGACCGAGCCGCTGTACTGGCCGGAGTTCGCGATGTGGTGCGGGACCACCGAAACCGAGGACTGGCACCTCCGGTTCCGCGCGGAGATCGCGGTGTACGGCCACCTGCACATCCCGCGCTCCACCCAGGCCGACGGCGTCCGGTTCGAGGAGGTCTCGCTCGGTTACCCGCGTGAGTGGCGCAAGCGCGCCCGCGGCCCGGTCCCGCTGCACCGCCTGCTCTGA
- a CDS encoding LuxR family transcriptional regulator, with product MTGPVGRAHELAVLGGLLTTGGGAVRVTGAPGIGKTRLLDHAAVTGLRHFGTRASPAEQLGTTASPAGRPRKLGAAGVPAERSLRFGALHRFLHPLTDLPEELRFAAGRGGAEPEEFALCAALHRLLAELGPVLCWADDTQWWDQPSLKAMAFAARRLTGLPVVMVFATGPPASPGPDPLDGLPTLRLSPLDDHAAASLLPPDLPPDERARLLTRAAGNPRDLLELAASGTETLPDDGHQRAAYRRVLAGLSAAARRFVLLAAAETPLSQAEFDRCGVLARDEALASGLLASPAVRATLREDAAPAMATALAEAALRAGVTEEAVHAFERAAELGEDGPQWLIPAARGAWELGRTTWARQLLRRAGDRLLQGEIELRDGEPAVAAHELLTAAETLPPAETSVALMLAGEARRISGDLRGFAAIAARTAQLARDSGVPEVRLAAAHTRGLAATFAGRHEEAIPALEEALRVAPGDVRSQVWAAEAALALGRTALAHEYAAAAVARARIGAVTTLPWALIHLGMSAALLDRHRAAVAAATEGLAESTGQRTCAAENMTVLALSAARLGDTKAARKWLDEADLDRRSLGRPRAIAAWAEVCVDLATDRPADALARFRTLSADTGYAQPAIAVLATPLLVEAAVRCEEPEEAVRGLRVLDGWAEATGSVQWRALAQRCHGLLARDPDAADKHFTTAVDLHRLARTPLELAKTQLCQAMRLRRDRRFRDARELLGDAARLFDRHGAEFWAGRARAELRAAGGDPAEPADGDLPSLTPQQAQISLLVAGGKTNREIARRLVISHRTVDHHLRNIYTKLGVRSRVELAALLARRATAPPGDGTVRFS from the coding sequence ATGACCGGCCCGGTCGGGCGGGCGCACGAGCTGGCGGTGCTCGGCGGCCTGCTGACCACCGGCGGTGGGGCCGTGCGGGTCACCGGCGCGCCGGGCATCGGCAAAACCCGGCTGCTCGACCACGCCGCGGTGACCGGCCTCCGGCACTTCGGCACGAGGGCTTCACCGGCCGAGCAACTTGGCACGACCGCTTCCCCAGCCGGGCGGCCCCGGAAGCTCGGCGCGGCTGGTGTCCCGGCCGAGCGGTCTCTCCGGTTCGGCGCCCTGCACCGGTTCCTCCACCCCCTCACCGACCTGCCGGAGGAACTGCGCTTCGCCGCCGGGCGGGGCGGGGCAGAACCGGAGGAATTCGCGCTCTGCGCGGCGCTCCACCGCCTCCTCGCCGAGCTCGGCCCGGTGCTCTGCTGGGCCGACGACACCCAGTGGTGGGACCAGCCGTCCCTGAAGGCGATGGCCTTCGCGGCCCGGCGGCTCACCGGACTGCCGGTGGTGATGGTGTTCGCGACCGGCCCACCGGCCTCGCCGGGACCGGACCCGCTCGACGGCCTGCCCACCCTCCGCCTGTCCCCGCTCGACGACCACGCGGCGGCGAGCCTGCTCCCGCCGGACCTGCCTCCCGACGAGCGGGCCCGGCTGCTCACGCGAGCCGCCGGCAATCCCCGCGATCTGCTGGAGCTGGCCGCATCCGGCACCGAAACCCTGCCCGACGACGGTCACCAGCGCGCCGCCTATCGCCGTGTCCTGGCAGGGCTTTCCGCCGCCGCGCGCCGGTTCGTGTTGCTCGCCGCGGCGGAAACACCGCTCAGCCAAGCCGAATTCGACCGGTGCGGCGTACTCGCCCGCGACGAGGCGCTCGCGTCGGGACTGCTCGCGAGCCCGGCCGTGCGTGCCACGCTCCGCGAGGACGCCGCCCCCGCGATGGCCACCGCGCTCGCCGAAGCGGCCCTGCGCGCGGGCGTCACCGAGGAAGCCGTGCACGCCTTCGAACGCGCGGCCGAACTCGGCGAGGACGGTCCACAGTGGCTGATCCCGGCCGCCCGCGGCGCCTGGGAGCTCGGGCGCACCACCTGGGCGCGGCAGTTGCTGCGCCGCGCCGGGGATCGGCTGCTGCAGGGCGAGATCGAGCTGCGCGACGGGGAACCGGCCGTCGCCGCGCACGAACTGCTGACCGCCGCGGAAACCCTGCCACCCGCCGAAACCTCGGTCGCGCTGATGCTGGCCGGGGAGGCCCGCCGGATCAGCGGGGACCTCCGCGGGTTCGCCGCCATCGCCGCGCGCACCGCCCAGCTGGCCCGCGATTCCGGCGTACCGGAGGTCCGCCTCGCCGCGGCGCACACCCGCGGGCTGGCCGCGACCTTCGCCGGACGGCACGAGGAAGCGATCCCGGCGCTGGAGGAGGCGCTGCGTGTCGCGCCCGGTGACGTGCGCAGCCAGGTCTGGGCCGCGGAGGCGGCACTCGCGCTGGGACGGACTGCGCTCGCCCACGAGTACGCCGCCGCCGCGGTGGCCCGCGCGCGGATCGGCGCGGTCACCACGCTGCCGTGGGCGCTGATCCACCTCGGCATGTCCGCGGCGCTGCTCGACCGGCACCGCGCCGCCGTCGCGGCGGCCACCGAAGGACTGGCCGAAAGCACGGGCCAGCGCACCTGCGCCGCGGAGAACATGACCGTGCTCGCGCTGTCCGCCGCCCGGCTCGGCGACACCAAGGCCGCGCGGAAGTGGCTCGACGAAGCCGATCTCGACCGCCGGTCGCTCGGGCGGCCGCGCGCGATCGCCGCCTGGGCCGAGGTGTGCGTCGACCTCGCCACCGACCGGCCCGCCGACGCGCTGGCCCGCTTCCGCACGCTGTCCGCCGACACCGGTTACGCGCAACCGGCGATCGCCGTGCTCGCCACCCCGCTGCTGGTCGAGGCGGCGGTGCGCTGCGAGGAACCGGAAGAGGCGGTGCGCGGGCTGCGCGTGCTCGACGGCTGGGCCGAAGCGACCGGCAGCGTGCAGTGGCGGGCACTGGCCCAGCGCTGCCACGGCCTGCTGGCCCGCGACCCGGACGCCGCGGACAAGCACTTCACCACCGCGGTGGACCTGCACCGGCTCGCCCGCACCCCGCTGGAACTGGCGAAAACCCAGCTGTGCCAAGCAATGCGCCTGCGCCGCGACCGCCGGTTCCGCGACGCGCGCGAACTGCTCGGCGACGCGGCCCGCCTGTTCGACCGGCATGGCGCCGAGTTCTGGGCCGGGCGCGCCCGCGCCGAACTCCGCGCGGCGGGCGGTGATCCGGCCGAACCGGCCGACGGCGACCTGCCCTCGCTCACCCCGCAGCAGGCGCAGATCTCGCTGCTGGTCGCCGGAGGCAAGACCAACCGCGAGATCGCGCGGCGGCTGGTGATCAGCCACCGCACGGTGGACCACCACTTGCGCAACATCTACACCAAGCTGGGCGTCCGGTCCCGCGTCGAACTGGCCGCGCTGCTGGCGAGGCGGGCCACCGCGCCACCGGGCGACGGCACGGTCAGGTTCTCCTGA